A genomic segment from Truepera sp. encodes:
- a CDS encoding ATP-binding protein codes for MRRLSAKLVLALVGVTLLTITLIAVTQVRSITRENLTLPLGERAQLSPGEVARRFLGNGRLIIGEGWTAVVAPRPGGMGARAQAPHADGLPDAPQIGVSRAALLAMVRDSLEQRTVSLVGSSIIALLVAVALALALARVIARPVESVTRAAGLVAAGDLSVRIPTPGAAGPNASETTRLAHSFNVMADSLERMEADRRAMVADVAHELRTPLTIMRGRLEAMEDGVVDVSLDEVRDLHTQVLALTRLVEDLRVLSLVDSGKLSLQRSQFDLLELARGVASSAQVQGDAKDVKLHVHGAGPVLVDADRDRMRQVMLNLLDNAIRYSPEGGRVTLDVHLRAAGPGFTVKDEGPGVPPGSEKRIFERFARADASRGRAGGGSGLGLAIVSSIVELHGGSVTVANAPEGGAVFEVRL; via the coding sequence GTGAGGCGGCTAAGCGCGAAGCTGGTCCTGGCGCTGGTGGGCGTGACGCTGCTGACCATCACCCTCATCGCGGTAACGCAGGTTCGCTCGATCACCCGGGAGAACCTCACGCTTCCCCTGGGCGAGCGTGCCCAGTTGAGCCCGGGAGAAGTGGCCCGGCGTTTCCTGGGGAACGGTCGGTTGATAATCGGAGAGGGCTGGACGGCGGTAGTGGCCCCGCGCCCGGGCGGTATGGGAGCGAGGGCCCAAGCACCACATGCCGATGGCTTGCCGGACGCTCCCCAGATCGGAGTCTCGCGCGCGGCGTTGCTTGCCATGGTGCGCGACTCGCTGGAGCAACGCACCGTTTCCCTGGTCGGCTCGAGCATCATCGCGTTGCTCGTGGCGGTGGCGCTGGCGCTGGCGCTGGCGCGCGTGATAGCCCGGCCCGTGGAGTCCGTCACGCGCGCGGCCGGCCTCGTTGCTGCCGGCGACCTGTCCGTCCGCATTCCAACGCCGGGTGCGGCGGGCCCCAACGCCAGCGAGACGACCCGGTTGGCGCACAGCTTCAACGTCATGGCCGACAGCCTAGAGCGCATGGAGGCGGACCGCCGGGCGATGGTGGCCGACGTGGCGCACGAGCTCCGCACCCCGCTGACGATCATGCGCGGCCGCCTGGAGGCAATGGAGGACGGCGTTGTCGACGTCTCGTTGGACGAGGTGCGCGACCTTCACACGCAGGTGTTGGCGTTGACCCGTTTGGTGGAAGACCTGCGGGTGTTGTCGCTGGTCGACTCCGGCAAGCTGTCTTTGCAGCGCAGCCAGTTCGACCTCCTCGAGCTCGCACGCGGCGTGGCCTCCAGTGCACAGGTCCAGGGGGACGCCAAAGACGTGAAGTTGCACGTGCACGGGGCCGGGCCCGTGCTGGTCGATGCCGACCGCGACCGCATGCGCCAGGTGATGCTGAACCTGCTCGACAACGCCATCCGCTACTCGCCCGAGGGTGGACGGGTGACGCTAGACGTACACCTGAGGGCCGCCGGCCCGGGGTTCACGGTCAAGGACGAGGGGCCAGGGGTGCCGCCGGGTTCGGAGAAGCGCATCTTCGAGCGCTTCGCAAGGGCCGACGCCAGCCGGGGCCGCGCCGGCGGGGGCAGCGGCCTGGGCCTCGCCATCGTGAGTTCCATCGTCGAGCTGCATGGTGGCAGCGTGACGGTGGCGAACGCCCCCGAGGGTGGGGCGGTGTTCGAGGTGCGGTTGTAG
- a CDS encoding CAP domain-containing protein: MACLLAACSLTDALGEGASPPAPVTGPSEPVPPLPTPADPVRPPPPSGPRLPEPPATPPPAGPPPLPGPPSPPSPPSPPPAEEPIARALLDAVNAARSEGATCGTEFLPPVPPLALEERLRRAAAAHSQDMADHETMSHVDSDGSSFKDRIEREQYTWSAAGENIAAGYHTVSSVMNGWLASPGHCKNIMSPNFTEFGAAESNYYWTQVFARPL, from the coding sequence ATGGCATGCTTGCTCGCCGCCTGTAGCCTCACCGATGCACTGGGCGAAGGGGCATCGCCGCCAGCACCCGTGACCGGCCCCTCGGAGCCCGTGCCTCCGCTGCCCACGCCTGCGGATCCCGTACGCCCGCCACCGCCTTCCGGGCCACGGCTGCCCGAACCTCCGGCGACACCGCCACCGGCGGGTCCCCCTCCACTGCCGGGGCCGCCCTCACCACCAAGCCCACCGTCGCCTCCGCCCGCGGAAGAACCAATCGCCAGAGCGCTCCTGGACGCAGTTAACGCGGCCCGCTCAGAGGGAGCAACGTGCGGGACAGAGTTCCTGCCCCCGGTCCCGCCGTTAGCGCTAGAAGAAAGATTGCGAAGAGCCGCCGCGGCCCACAGCCAGGACATGGCAGATCACGAAACGATGAGCCATGTGGACTCGGACGGATCCAGCTTCAAGGACCGCATCGAGCGTGAGCAGTACACCTGGTCGGCGGCAGGTGAGAACATCGCGGCCGGCTATCACACGGTCTCCAGCGTTATGAACGGGTGGCTAGCGAGCCCGGGTCACTGCAAGAACATCATGAGCCCGAACTTCACGGAGTTCGGCGCGGCCGAGTCCAACTACTACTGGACGCAGGTCTTCGCGCGCCCGCTATAG
- a CDS encoding cytochrome c, producing MAPEEQQDQMESGRRHVALAVLGFMLLVFIVLSGFSFVSSRNQITPDTVTYAETFGAVDGKRVFQAYNCMGCHTIVGNGAYLGPDLTNTYESAGPAWMAAFLPSAGSWPTEAALRVQLQNPDQVAETGITDLAAYYEAYPGAKERIERRAGLSSFMPNLSFRSDEVPNLLAFFKYTSLMDTEGWPPKPKVDGLANPLAAKAITTVSTASSSTSAPASTAPAAAGAAAEPVATAIDGKEVANQTGCFACHATDSTRLVGPGWGGIYGTTTELEGGGTATVDDAYLSESITAPDAKVVAGYPAGVMPSYENILSAAEISAIVAYIRSLEKP from the coding sequence ATGGCGCCTGAAGAGCAACAAGACCAAATGGAATCGGGCCGTCGGCACGTGGCGCTTGCGGTCCTCGGCTTCATGCTCCTCGTGTTCATCGTGCTTTCCGGCTTCTCGTTCGTGTCGTCACGTAACCAGATCACGCCCGACACCGTCACGTATGCGGAGACCTTCGGAGCGGTTGACGGCAAGCGGGTGTTCCAGGCGTACAACTGCATGGGGTGCCACACCATAGTCGGCAACGGCGCCTACCTCGGGCCCGACCTCACCAACACTTACGAGTCGGCGGGCCCGGCCTGGATGGCGGCGTTCCTGCCGTCCGCCGGTAGTTGGCCCACCGAGGCGGCGCTACGCGTGCAACTCCAGAACCCCGACCAGGTTGCCGAGACGGGAATCACCGACCTGGCCGCGTACTACGAGGCGTACCCCGGCGCCAAGGAGCGCATCGAGCGCCGCGCCGGGCTCTCCAGCTTCATGCCGAACCTGTCGTTCAGGTCCGACGAAGTGCCCAACCTGCTCGCCTTCTTCAAGTACACGTCCTTGATGGACACCGAGGGCTGGCCGCCCAAGCCCAAGGTCGACGGGCTCGCCAATCCGTTGGCCGCCAAGGCGATCACCACCGTGTCGACCGCCTCCAGCTCCACCTCGGCTCCGGCTTCCACGGCCCCAGCCGCGGCCGGGGCAGCCGCCGAACCGGTCGCTACGGCCATCGACGGCAAGGAGGTCGCGAACCAGACCGGTTGTTTCGCGTGCCACGCCACCGACTCCACTAGGCTGGTCGGGCCCGGCTGGGGCGGGATCTACGGCACCACCACCGAACTCGAGGGGGGCGGAACGGCTACCGTCGACGACGCATACCTCTCCGAGTCCATCACCGCTCCCGACGCCAAGGTCGTGGCGGGCTACCCGGCCGGCGTGATGCCGTCTTACGAGAACATCCTTTCGGCCGCTGAGATCAGCGCCATAGTCGCTTACATCCGCTCGCTGGAGAAGCCATGA
- a CDS encoding extracellular solute-binding protein, whose translation MQRFIRLAALTLAALFLASAVAQTNLTFWSWRTEDVAAYEQFIAAFHAENSDINVTFTPYLNTEYNTIVATALQGGGGPDIVHLRAYGGMESLAGAGLLTRLDGQVAALDGFDKGILLGATNRADGGVYGVPFALQTVQVLYNKAMFERLGLSEPTTWSEFLAVGDALKASGVYALANGGKDPWTLETMFGAVAPTFYGCTPFFEEITAGKTNFLDPRFEAGLQRMLDLRPYMADNFMGVAYTDMQTMFAFEQAGMMIGGSYELGNMASLNPDLEVGSFAVPADDAATPSCISYYVDGSYGINAASPHQAEALRFIEFLASQKFGQMFTDTLQQISAVPGTVPGSKPLAEMVEMMNSEGTPYLMLTAFRFGQPSGSTLLQNEMQAAMAGDRTVAAVAANIQRGVAEWFVPFQ comes from the coding sequence ATGCAACGATTCATCCGTTTGGCCGCACTAACGCTCGCGGCGCTGTTCCTTGCCTCGGCCGTCGCGCAGACGAACCTCACCTTCTGGAGTTGGCGCACGGAGGACGTGGCCGCCTACGAGCAGTTCATCGCCGCGTTCCACGCCGAGAACTCCGACATCAACGTCACCTTCACTCCTTACCTGAACACCGAATACAACACCATCGTCGCGACCGCCCTGCAAGGCGGCGGCGGGCCCGACATCGTTCACCTGCGTGCGTACGGCGGCATGGAGTCGCTCGCGGGCGCCGGCCTCCTGACGAGGCTGGACGGCCAGGTCGCGGCCCTCGACGGCTTCGACAAGGGCATCCTGCTGGGCGCCACCAACCGCGCCGACGGCGGCGTGTACGGCGTGCCGTTCGCGCTCCAGACGGTCCAGGTCCTTTACAACAAGGCCATGTTCGAGCGCCTAGGCCTGAGCGAGCCCACCACCTGGTCGGAGTTCCTCGCCGTGGGCGACGCCCTCAAGGCGTCGGGCGTCTACGCCCTTGCCAACGGCGGCAAGGACCCGTGGACACTCGAGACGATGTTCGGCGCCGTCGCCCCCACGTTCTACGGTTGCACGCCGTTCTTCGAAGAGATCACGGCCGGCAAGACCAACTTCTTGGATCCGCGCTTCGAGGCCGGCCTCCAGCGCATGCTCGATCTGCGCCCGTACATGGCGGACAACTTCATGGGCGTGGCCTACACCGACATGCAGACCATGTTCGCGTTCGAGCAGGCCGGCATGATGATCGGTGGCAGCTATGAGCTCGGCAATATGGCGAGCCTCAACCCCGACCTCGAGGTAGGCTCCTTCGCGGTGCCGGCCGACGACGCCGCCACGCCGAGTTGCATCAGCTACTACGTGGACGGCTCGTACGGCATCAACGCCGCCAGCCCGCACCAGGCCGAAGCCCTGCGCTTCATCGAGTTCCTGGCCAGCCAGAAGTTCGGCCAGATGTTCACCGATACCCTGCAGCAGATCTCCGCCGTCCCCGGAACGGTCCCAGGCAGCAAGCCGCTGGCCGAGATGGTCGAGATGATGAACTCCGAGGGCACCCCGTACCTGATGCTCACCGCCTTCCGCTTCGGGCAACCCAGCGGGTCCACGCTCCTTCAGAACGAGATGCAGGCTGCCATGGCGGGCGACCGCACCGTTGCCGCCGTCGCGGCGAACATCCAGCGCGGCGTGGCCGAATGGTTCGTACCGTTCCAGTAG
- a CDS encoding sugar ABC transporter permease, with product MRYRRNWWGRNGHLVIFLAPAILIYGMFMAYPLLSSLSYSFFEWDGLVRRGFAGLKNFVSVLTRWPYNERFWSALSHNAYFFVITFIIQTTIGLFVAVLLARKRRGFAFFQAAYFLPHTLSLVVVGFLWRMLLNPTWGALAQGLRRLGLPDAVQPWLGQSSTALTAVVLVNAWAWLGFPILVYLAAVQAIPREYNEAALVDGANPWQNFRFVTLPLLMPTLTMVTILTFIWDFNAFELVFVMQGASGSPAYATDLLATFFYRTAFGDPTTGGEPGQIGLAAAIGVLMLIIIGVVSFMGVRFMTSRQAEN from the coding sequence ATGCGCTACAGGCGGAACTGGTGGGGGAGGAACGGCCACCTGGTCATCTTCCTGGCACCCGCCATCCTCATCTACGGCATGTTCATGGCCTACCCACTGCTGTCGTCCTTGAGCTACAGCTTCTTCGAGTGGGACGGCCTGGTTCGCCGAGGCTTCGCCGGCCTCAAGAACTTCGTGAGCGTCCTCACGCGCTGGCCGTATAACGAGCGATTCTGGTCGGCGCTGTCGCACAACGCCTATTTCTTCGTCATAACCTTCATCATCCAGACCACCATCGGCCTCTTCGTGGCCGTGCTCCTGGCCCGGAAGAGGCGCGGTTTCGCCTTCTTCCAGGCGGCCTATTTTCTCCCGCACACGCTGTCGCTCGTGGTCGTCGGCTTCCTCTGGCGCATGCTGTTGAACCCCACCTGGGGCGCGCTAGCGCAGGGCCTCAGGCGGCTCGGTCTGCCCGACGCCGTGCAGCCCTGGTTAGGGCAGAGCTCGACCGCCCTCACGGCCGTGGTGCTCGTGAACGCGTGGGCGTGGCTGGGCTTCCCGATACTCGTCTACTTGGCGGCCGTCCAGGCGATCCCCCGCGAATACAACGAGGCGGCCCTGGTGGACGGCGCCAACCCCTGGCAGAACTTCCGTTTCGTGACGCTTCCGCTCCTCATGCCCACCTTGACGATGGTCACGATCTTGACGTTCATCTGGGACTTCAACGCGTTCGAGCTCGTCTTCGTCATGCAAGGGGCGTCGGGGTCGCCGGCGTACGCCACCGACCTCCTGGCCACGTTCTTCTACCGCACCGCGTTCGGCGACCCTACGACGGGTGGGGAACCCGGCCAGATAGGCCTGGCGGCCGCCATCGGGGTGCTCATGCTCATCATCATCGGCGTGGTCTCGTTCATGGGCGTGCGCTTCATGACCAGCAGACAGGCGGAGAACTGA
- a CDS encoding response regulator transcription factor — MKVLVVEDEVGISRTLDAYLRRDGFDTEVAATGTRAVSLFRAAQPDLVLLDVMLPELDGFEVLKIIRRESDVPVIMLTARSEEVDRLVGLGLGADDYIVKPFSFREVMARVKAVLRRSQPAPERSSRPLTVGRLVVDREGGTALFDGGYLPLTATEFRLLATLASAPGRVFSRAELIERALPDSDILERTLDSHVKNLRRKLGAAGAPKLLTTVRGMGFRLVEEP, encoded by the coding sequence ATGAAGGTGCTGGTGGTCGAAGACGAGGTCGGGATCTCCCGCACCCTCGACGCCTACTTGCGTCGCGACGGCTTCGACACCGAGGTGGCCGCCACCGGCACGCGTGCGGTGTCGCTGTTCCGCGCCGCGCAGCCCGACCTGGTGCTCCTGGACGTCATGCTGCCCGAGCTCGACGGCTTCGAGGTACTCAAGATCATCCGCCGCGAGAGCGACGTTCCGGTCATCATGCTCACCGCGCGCAGCGAGGAGGTCGACCGGCTGGTCGGGCTCGGGCTCGGCGCCGACGATTACATCGTCAAGCCGTTCTCGTTCAGGGAGGTGATGGCTCGGGTGAAGGCGGTGCTCAGGCGCTCGCAGCCGGCCCCGGAGCGAAGCAGCAGGCCGTTGACGGTCGGGCGCCTGGTGGTGGACCGCGAGGGTGGCACGGCGCTATTCGACGGCGGCTATCTGCCACTCACCGCCACCGAGTTCCGGTTGTTGGCCACCCTGGCGTCCGCCCCCGGCCGGGTCTTCAGCCGCGCGGAGTTGATCGAACGGGCCTTGCCCGATAGCGACATCTTGGAGCGCACCCTCGACTCGCACGTAAAGAACCTGCGCCGCAAGCTGGGCGCCGCCGGTGCTCCCAAGCTGCTCACGACCGTGCGCGGGATGGGTTTCCGGCTGGTGGAGGAACCGTGA
- a CDS encoding alpha/beta hydrolase, with the protein MEKTLHLPGVKPQRISTPRLSMQVLTSGPAGGMPVLFVHGNASSSVFWEETMLALPDDFRAIAPDLRGYGDTDDEIVDATRGVQDWVDDLLALKETLGITKYHVAGHSLGGAVLWGLIPADAENILSATFVAPGSPYGFGGTKDVDGTPTYGDFAGSGGGLVNPEMVKRMTAGDRSSDDPSSPRNVMNALYWKPPFRAAREEALLSSMLSEKMGADRYPGDSVPSSNWPGVGPGVKGPINAISPKYVGDTVTRFLAAAPKPPILWVWGADDQIVSDTSLSEIGYLGKIGAVPGWPGDEVHPPQPMISQTRAVLEKYAAAGGQFREVRFEDTAHTPYIEHPEKFMEEFSKHLSANTK; encoded by the coding sequence ATGGAAAAGACCCTGCACCTCCCCGGTGTCAAGCCGCAACGCATCAGCACGCCTCGCCTGAGCATGCAAGTGCTTACGAGCGGACCGGCCGGGGGCATGCCGGTGCTGTTCGTGCACGGCAACGCATCGTCCAGCGTCTTCTGGGAAGAGACCATGCTCGCGCTGCCGGACGATTTCCGCGCCATAGCGCCGGACTTGCGCGGCTACGGCGACACCGACGACGAAATCGTCGACGCAACGCGCGGGGTCCAGGACTGGGTCGATGACCTGCTTGCGCTCAAGGAAACACTCGGCATCACGAAGTACCACGTTGCCGGGCATTCGTTGGGCGGCGCCGTGTTGTGGGGTCTCATCCCGGCGGACGCAGAGAACATCCTCTCCGCCACGTTCGTCGCGCCGGGGTCGCCCTACGGCTTCGGCGGCACCAAGGACGTGGACGGCACGCCCACCTACGGCGACTTCGCGGGCTCCGGCGGCGGGCTCGTCAACCCGGAGATGGTCAAACGCATGACCGCCGGCGACCGCAGCAGCGACGACCCCAGCTCGCCCCGCAACGTCATGAACGCGCTCTACTGGAAGCCCCCCTTCCGCGCCGCGCGCGAAGAGGCGTTGCTGAGTTCGATGCTCAGCGAGAAGATGGGCGCCGACCGCTACCCCGGCGACTCCGTTCCCTCGAGCAACTGGCCTGGCGTTGGCCCCGGTGTCAAGGGTCCCATCAACGCCATCTCCCCTAAGTACGTCGGCGACACCGTGACCCGCTTCCTGGCCGCCGCACCCAAACCACCTATCTTGTGGGTCTGGGGCGCCGACGACCAGATCGTGTCCGACACGTCGCTATCGGAGATCGGTTACCTGGGCAAGATCGGCGCCGTTCCCGGCTGGCCCGGCGACGAGGTGCACCCGCCGCAACCGATGATCTCGCAGACCCGGGCCGTGCTTGAGAAGTACGCCGCGGCCGGCGGCCAGTTCCGCGAGGTTCGCTTCGAGGACACCGCCCACACCCCCTACATCGAGCACCCCGAGAAGTTCATGGAAGAGTTCTCGAAGCACTTGAGCGCCAACACGAAGTAA
- a CDS encoding IS1380 family transposase, with product MAEDITSQTVLFEGGFVKPVVAAFDQPASSSDGGALLLKLADDRLRLTAAVAGALPDAREAGKVRHSLLAVVQQRAFGIGNGYEDANDAARLRDDPTHQLLLGRVPGTGSELASQPTISRLENAFDEKQVAAASEAVSGAVLNRHQRRLRRNAKRIIIDVDATWDDAHGEQQGALFNGLYGNHGFLPLLAFIQFDDEAEQYLVASLLRPGNAGNDQVLSFLSGVIENVRAHFPRAQVTLRADAGFAIPSVFEYLDDHRVRYAIGMSSNSVLKEHAEPGMAIARALSEASGTSERVYLDKQYQTKKSWPHSRRVIIKAEVTRYPGRIPRDNARFVVTDLVGDAAFVYESVYSRRGDVENRIKELKSAIRMDKTSCTNFAANQLRVILHATAFALYQEIRLAATGTTFASAQVTTIRERLIKLGAWFKTSTRRIVIHLPQAAPWRNEWVTIARRLAAPPA from the coding sequence ATGGCAGAGGATATCACTTCGCAGACTGTGCTGTTCGAGGGTGGCTTCGTGAAGCCGGTCGTGGCGGCATTCGATCAGCCGGCGAGCAGTTCCGATGGCGGGGCGTTGCTGCTGAAGTTGGCGGATGACCGTCTTCGGTTGACGGCGGCGGTGGCGGGCGCGCTGCCTGATGCGCGCGAGGCGGGCAAGGTCAGGCATTCGTTGCTTGCCGTCGTTCAGCAGCGGGCTTTCGGGATCGGGAACGGTTACGAGGACGCCAACGATGCGGCGCGCTTACGAGATGACCCCACTCACCAGTTGCTGCTCGGCCGGGTGCCGGGGACGGGTAGTGAGTTGGCGTCGCAGCCGACCATCTCGCGCCTTGAGAACGCCTTCGACGAGAAGCAGGTCGCAGCGGCGAGCGAGGCGGTCAGTGGCGCGGTGCTGAACCGCCACCAGCGGAGGCTGCGCCGGAACGCTAAGCGCATCATCATCGACGTCGACGCCACCTGGGATGACGCTCATGGTGAGCAGCAAGGCGCSTTGTTCAACGGCTTGTACGGCAACCACGGCTTCTTGCCGCTGCTGGCGTTCATCCAGTTCGACGACGAGGCCGAGCAGTACCTGGTGGCCTCCCTGCTCAGGCCGGGTAACGCCGGTAACGATCAGGTCTTGAGCTTCCTGAGCGGCGTGATCGAGAACGTCAGGGCGCACTTCCCGAGGGCGCAGGTGACGCTGCGAGCCGACGCGGGCTTCGCTATCCCCAGCGTGTTCGAGTACCTGGATGATCACCGGGTGCGTTACGCCATCGGCATGAGCAGCAACAGCGTCTTGAAAGAGCACGCCGAGCCGGGCATGGCGATCGCCAGGGCGCTCAGCGAAGCCAGCGGAACCAGCGAACGCGTCTACCTGGATAAGCAGTACCAGACCAAGAAGAGCTGGCCGCACTCGCGACGGGTGATCATCAAGGCCGAAGTCACCCGCTACCCGGGCAGGATCCCGCGGGATAATGCGCGGTTCGTCGTCACCGACTTAGTCGGCGATGCCGCCTTCGTCTACGAGAGTGTCTACAGCCGCAGGGGTGACGTGGAGAACCGCATCAAGGAACTCAAGAGCGCCATCCGCATGGACAAGACGAGCTGCACGAACTTCGCGGCGAACCAGCTGCGAGTAATCTTGCACGCCACGGCGTTCGCCCTATACCAGGAGATCCGCTTAGCGGCGACCGGCACGACCTTCGCCAGCGCACAAGTGACCACCATCAGGGAGCGGCTCATCAAGTTGGGCGCCTGGTTCAAGACCAGCACCAGGAGAATCGTGATCCACCTGCCCCAAGCAGCGCCATGGCGCAACGAATGGGTGACCATCGCAAGGCGGTTAGCCGCGCCGCCCGCCTGA
- a CDS encoding carbohydrate ABC transporter permease yields MRGRRVSSTFIYLFLGIMALVFLYPVALMVLTAFKTTPEIFRNPFGLPAEFTLKGFRAVWERANFGNYLRNSVLITGASALLLVATAAPAAYALARYSFRLRGALFIFFLAGIMIPIRLGILPLYLLMRDLGLIDTPFALILTYAASGMPMAVFLLSVFFRNLPRELEDAARIDGCTEWQTFYRVMLPLVRPGLATVIIINVVPWWNDFFFPLLFLTSNTWKTIPLGMQIFFGQHLIDWSLVFSGMVLASLPLLIVYLIMSRQFIEGLTAGAVKG; encoded by the coding sequence GTGCGCGGCAGACGGGTGTCGTCAACTTTCATCTACTTGTTCCTGGGGATCATGGCCCTGGTGTTCCTCTACCCGGTGGCGCTGATGGTCCTGACGGCCTTCAAGACCACCCCCGAGATCTTCCGCAACCCGTTCGGCTTGCCGGCGGAGTTCACCCTCAAGGGCTTCCGGGCCGTGTGGGAGCGCGCCAACTTCGGCAACTACCTGCGTAACAGCGTGTTGATCACCGGCGCTTCGGCACTGTTGCTGGTGGCCACGGCCGCGCCCGCTGCGTACGCTCTCGCTCGCTACTCGTTCAGGTTGCGAGGCGCGCTCTTCATCTTCTTCCTGGCGGGGATCATGATCCCCATCCGGCTGGGGATCCTGCCGCTCTACCTGCTCATGCGCGACCTCGGGCTCATCGACACGCCGTTCGCGCTCATCCTCACCTACGCGGCGTCGGGCATGCCCATGGCCGTGTTCCTCCTGTCGGTTTTCTTCCGCAACCTGCCGCGCGAGCTCGAGGACGCCGCCCGCATCGACGGCTGCACCGAGTGGCAGACCTTCTACCGGGTGATGCTGCCGCTCGTGAGGCCGGGCCTGGCGACCGTCATAATCATCAACGTCGTGCCGTGGTGGAACGACTTCTTCTTCCCGCTCCTGTTCCTCACCTCGAACACCTGGAAGACGATCCCGCTGGGCATGCAGATCTTCTTCGGGCAGCACCTGATCGACTGGAGCCTCGTCTTCAGCGGCATGGTGCTCGCCAGCCTGCCGCTTCTCATCGTCTACCTGATCATGTCGCGACAGTTCATCGAGGGGCTCACGGCCGGGGCGGTCAAGGGCTGA
- a CDS encoding DUF1343 domain-containing protein, protein MRLGIDALLAAPERYLEGRKVALLANQASLTSEGRPTLEVLRTHPGIELVALLTPEHGWSGYEDDATPIGDRRDARTGLALHSLYGPRRRPTAEVLAGVDAVVIDVVEVGVRCYTYATTAALVCEAAAETATRVVICDRPNLLGPRVDGPALDPAHRSFLGYLDIPFQHGRTLGEVVAWGVRDVGVDLVVTPLASVSPVARAPALFVPPSPGLPSAEAVALYPGLVLLEGTNLNEGRGTTLPFQLLGAPWLDGYALAGQLNELGLPGLLCRPVSYVPRTDTHAGKLCHGVQLHVTNRNLLRPLEAVISILRHVKREHADAFRWVPAAEKPWAELPGAGEPWHEPVTGYLVDALAGDESVRAVVDGAMSLDTARAAWLEAALAWERALDGFHARSG, encoded by the coding sequence ATGCGGCTCGGTATCGATGCGCTATTGGCCGCACCCGAGCGTTACCTCGAAGGTCGGAAGGTGGCGCTCCTCGCCAACCAGGCATCGCTGACGTCAGAAGGCCGGCCGACCCTGGAGGTATTACGGACCCACCCCGGCATCGAGCTCGTCGCCCTGCTTACTCCGGAGCACGGTTGGAGCGGCTACGAGGACGACGCGACGCCGATCGGCGACAGGCGCGACGCACGCACCGGGCTCGCGCTGCACAGCCTCTACGGGCCCAGGCGCCGGCCCACGGCCGAGGTGCTCGCCGGCGTGGACGCCGTGGTCATCGACGTTGTCGAGGTGGGGGTGCGCTGCTACACGTACGCCACGACCGCGGCGCTCGTCTGCGAGGCCGCCGCCGAGACGGCAACGCGGGTGGTCATATGCGACCGGCCCAACCTGCTTGGGCCCAGGGTGGACGGCCCCGCCCTGGACCCGGCACACCGTTCCTTCCTCGGCTACCTCGACATCCCCTTCCAGCATGGCCGTACGTTGGGCGAGGTGGTGGCCTGGGGAGTCAGGGACGTGGGCGTCGACCTGGTGGTGACGCCACTCGCCAGTGTGTCGCCCGTGGCTCGGGCTCCAGCCCTCTTCGTGCCGCCCTCGCCCGGCCTGCCCTCGGCGGAGGCGGTGGCGCTGTACCCGGGGCTGGTGTTGCTCGAGGGGACCAACCTGAACGAGGGCCGCGGCACCACGCTGCCCTTCCAGCTGCTGGGAGCGCCCTGGCTGGACGGCTACGCCTTGGCCGGACAGTTGAACGAGCTTGGACTGCCGGGCCTGCTGTGCCGGCCCGTCAGCTACGTGCCTCGCACCGACACGCATGCCGGCAAGTTGTGCCATGGGGTGCAGCTGCACGTCACAAACCGAAATCTGCTGCGGCCGCTTGAGGCGGTGATAAGCATCTTGCGGCACGTGAAGCGGGAGCACGCCGACGCGTTCAGGTGGGTGCCGGCGGCAGAGAAGCCGTGGGCCGAACTCCCGGGAGCCGGCGAGCCGTGGCACGAGCCCGTGACCGGTTACCTCGTAGACGCGCTCGCCGGCGACGAGAGCGTGCGCGCGGTGGTGGACGGCGCCATGTCGCTCGACACGGCCAGGGCCGCCTGGTTGGAGGCGGCCCTGGCTTGGGAACGGGCGTTAGACGGCTTTCACGCTCGAAGCGGCTGA